Proteins found in one Labrenzia sp. VG12 genomic segment:
- a CDS encoding GGDEF domain-containing protein, with translation MLTLTLIATATIMNRHGDFYIRISSFLYLISSGLFVLSAQVFYRLQPRFILVFVPVVLALVIYLFPDLRDSFVARSRVNTSLNALLCAWAAYLYAYHNENRLVSARLLSAVFALGSLSYLVLFSGSFIQSGAWVAAAYNSIVFKANYFLLLMVILSLAPLMLALVLENHSAKYKKLARIDALTGIRNRRAFFDDADQMLESLCREDGSRSVSVAVIDIDHFKNVNDTFGHAAGDKVIAYLAELMGEVIGDKGVFGRTGGEEFSVFLPDMESAAATRLLDRLRTAFEEQAGRTIENAQAITLSAGVFAVRAQVSKLDDAISKADEALYQAKRMGRNRIERHHTEGVQPDLAKPHLITQ, from the coding sequence ATGTTGACGCTGACATTGATCGCGACCGCGACCATCATGAACAGGCACGGAGATTTCTACATCAGGATCTCTTCGTTCCTGTATCTGATTTCGAGCGGACTGTTCGTTCTGTCGGCGCAAGTGTTTTACCGCCTGCAGCCAAGGTTTATCCTCGTTTTCGTTCCGGTGGTGCTCGCGCTTGTCATCTATCTTTTTCCGGACCTGCGCGACAGCTTTGTCGCCAGATCGCGCGTCAACACATCGCTGAATGCCCTGCTTTGTGCCTGGGCGGCCTACCTTTACGCGTATCACAACGAAAACAGGCTCGTGAGCGCGCGACTGCTTTCCGCCGTGTTCGCGTTGGGCTCGCTGTCGTATCTGGTGCTCTTTTCAGGGTCGTTCATCCAGTCCGGAGCCTGGGTTGCCGCGGCCTATAACAGTATTGTCTTCAAGGCCAATTACTTCCTGCTCTTGATGGTGATCCTGTCCCTGGCCCCGTTGATGCTGGCACTGGTTCTTGAAAACCACAGCGCAAAGTACAAGAAACTTGCCCGGATAGACGCCCTGACCGGCATTCGAAACCGCCGCGCCTTTTTTGATGACGCGGACCAGATGCTGGAAAGTCTGTGCCGCGAGGATGGCAGCCGCAGTGTCAGTGTTGCCGTGATCGACATTGATCACTTCAAGAACGTCAACGATACGTTCGGCCATGCCGCGGGCGACAAGGTGATTGCCTACCTGGCCGAGCTAATGGGCGAGGTCATAGGCGACAAAGGCGTTTTCGGCCGCACCGGCGGAGAAGAGTTTTCCGTGTTTCTGCCGGATATGGAGAGCGCGGCCGCAACACGCCTGCTGGATCGCCTCCGCACTGCCTTTGAAGAACAGGCGGGCCGGACGATAGAGAACGCCCAGGCCATCACACTCAGCGCCGGTGTCTTTGCGGTAAGAGCTCAGGTTTCAAAGCTGGACGACGCGATCAGCAAGGCCGACGAAGCGCTTTATCAGGCCAAGCGAATGGGACGGAACCGCATCGAAAGGCACCATACCGAAGGCGTCCAGCCTGACCTGGCGAAACCTCACCTGATTACCCAGTGA
- a CDS encoding glutathione binding-like protein encodes MKQNRLITLLPSTDVDLGRWLLQHSGVSYREEPNAPVFHELVFWMWRAPASRYILFVPEKGKARYSGVDDILTYLQTVPGFDQGLIPDPDREPDEHFEVMDLQHYARSTIGDELDRWCYYHLLQNRKAIWPSITTGVPLYQKAGVFVGMPVIRRLMNYALKLNAKNAQEALQHTYAGMERIDNMLSDGREFLVGGRLTLADFAVAASFAPIVLAQGYQGMLPNQAICPPEMVPVIQKMRESPTGRFIQRIYDQYRPVQSIASHERGVTEPLNSVEERRAA; translated from the coding sequence ATGAAACAAAATCGGCTAATTACGCTGTTGCCATCCACAGACGTGGATCTCGGTCGGTGGCTGTTGCAGCATTCGGGCGTTTCCTATCGGGAAGAGCCGAATGCACCTGTGTTCCACGAGCTGGTTTTCTGGATGTGGAGAGCTCCGGCTTCGCGCTACATTCTCTTCGTCCCGGAAAAGGGGAAAGCGCGATACTCCGGCGTTGACGACATCCTCACTTATTTGCAAACCGTACCGGGTTTCGACCAGGGGCTCATCCCGGATCCCGACAGGGAGCCGGATGAGCATTTTGAGGTCATGGATCTGCAGCACTATGCCAGAAGCACGATCGGCGATGAGTTGGACCGCTGGTGCTACTATCATCTCCTGCAGAACCGCAAGGCCATCTGGCCGTCGATCACGACCGGCGTGCCGCTTTATCAAAAGGCGGGTGTCTTTGTCGGCATGCCGGTGATCCGGCGTCTGATGAACTACGCCTTGAAACTGAACGCAAAAAACGCGCAGGAGGCCTTGCAGCACACCTATGCCGGGATGGAGCGCATCGACAACATGCTCTCCGATGGAAGGGAATTTCTGGTTGGTGGGCGCCTGACACTGGCCGACTTTGCGGTGGCCGCCTCCTTTGCGCCGATCGTTCTGGCCCAAGGCTATCAGGGCATGCTGCCCAATCAGGCGATTTGCCCGCCGGAGATGGTGCCTGTAATCCAGAAAATGAGGGAAAGCCCGACCGGGCGGTTCATCCAGCGCATCTATGATCAATACCGGCCGGTGCAATCGATTGCCAGCCATGAGCGCGGCGTTACGGAGCCACTGAATTCGGTGGAGGAAAGGCGCGCTGCATAG
- a CDS encoding diguanylate cyclase, whose amino-acid sequence MTFDFDVNTARVALIVIELICGITLLSALWLTRECERHISLSVISSSASLLLLSASNFAEITSYLYDPWLAMILRESLVYASVGFAILAARLFFDLKPYLAVVFAPLFIWLGLGVYTEIGATAAGRLQVFALLGGGLAFWNAYLYFHYNARHLVAAYGLSFWAALSGVNVVYAGASSFLSGGGELAMDGPLVKAHLIFMLIYVSMKYALIYALVIEFQQKRHRSAAQRDALTGLRNRRALFDDAETAIAGNRPGDAAQSYSLAMVDIDHFKQVNDTYGHSCGDKVLVLLGRLLEQGLDPGHIAGRSGGEEFVLVFPGGSREKAFRLVDRLRKKFEQATPSIEDLQTPVTLSAGISHCPTGETELSAALFKADEALYEAKKAGRNRVFLSDEKKRGQNDTAYRSLSAASSRWNEQAVAR is encoded by the coding sequence ATGACCTTTGACTTCGATGTGAATACGGCACGGGTCGCACTCATCGTCATCGAGCTGATTTGTGGCATCACACTTCTGTCGGCTCTGTGGCTGACGCGGGAGTGTGAGCGGCACATTTCCCTGAGCGTAATATCTTCCAGTGCGAGCCTGCTGCTCCTCAGTGCTTCCAATTTCGCCGAGATCACCAGCTATCTCTATGATCCGTGGCTGGCGATGATTTTGCGTGAGTCGCTGGTTTACGCCTCGGTCGGCTTTGCAATCCTGGCGGCGCGCCTGTTCTTTGACCTGAAGCCTTATCTTGCCGTTGTTTTCGCACCCCTGTTCATCTGGCTTGGCCTCGGTGTTTACACCGAGATCGGGGCGACTGCCGCCGGGCGTCTGCAAGTGTTCGCTCTGCTGGGCGGCGGGTTGGCGTTCTGGAACGCCTATTTGTACTTCCACTACAATGCGCGCCATCTGGTCGCCGCCTACGGTCTGTCTTTCTGGGCGGCTCTGTCAGGCGTCAATGTGGTTTACGCAGGTGCGTCTTCATTTCTTTCGGGTGGTGGCGAATTGGCCATGGACGGACCGCTCGTCAAGGCGCATCTCATCTTCATGCTGATCTATGTCTCGATGAAATATGCGCTCATTTATGCCCTTGTCATCGAGTTTCAGCAAAAACGGCATCGCAGCGCCGCACAGCGAGATGCATTAACGGGCCTGCGCAACCGGAGGGCGCTGTTTGACGATGCCGAAACGGCTATTGCAGGCAATCGTCCTGGAGACGCGGCCCAGTCCTACAGCCTGGCGATGGTGGATATCGACCATTTCAAGCAGGTCAACGACACCTACGGTCACTCCTGCGGCGACAAGGTTCTCGTCCTTCTGGGAAGGTTGTTGGAGCAGGGACTGGATCCGGGTCACATTGCCGGGCGCAGCGGGGGCGAAGAGTTCGTCCTGGTGTTTCCGGGCGGGTCCAGGGAAAAGGCCTTCCGGTTGGTCGACAGACTGCGCAAGAAATTCGAACAGGCAACGCCTTCCATCGAAGACCTGCAGACGCCGGTGACCTTGAGCGCCGGTATTTCGCATTGTCCGACGGGAGAGACAGAATTGAGTGCAGCCCTGTTTAAGGCAGATGAAGCTCTCTACGAAGCCAAGAAGGCCGGCCGGAACCGGGTTTTCCTGTCAGATGAAAAGAAGCGCGGCCAAAACGACACCGCCTATCGATCCTTGTCGGCCGCCAGTTCGCGCTGGAATGAGCAGGCCGTCGCCCGCTGA
- a CDS encoding ABC transporter substrate-binding protein: MKKRFSTSWLCGVMLLGLTADAVQAEDERPIFITMQQEPYSYLDKNGNIDGYHYTIANLILEEAGFSHKATTAPIKRMVVELTSGTADCSIAAHSPFAQENFMHVADIGYELRVGIIPRKGIDLESYEDLKGLKIGVPAGMSIGDPFDSDETLDKVQTPDYEKSARMLEVGRIDAIMGAIESVRYSAFMKANIAHEIFGKPLVTTQYPFVLICSKTLPEDGYVLALKEATQRLKARGDIDAVIRDFFSFSVSAAPDMLQDAPPATKVR; encoded by the coding sequence ATGAAGAAGCGCTTCAGCACATCCTGGTTATGTGGAGTTATGCTCCTCGGCCTGACTGCAGATGCTGTCCAGGCCGAGGACGAACGGCCCATTTTCATCACCATGCAGCAGGAGCCCTACAGTTACCTGGACAAAAACGGCAATATCGACGGTTATCACTATACGATCGCCAATCTGATCCTTGAAGAAGCCGGCTTCTCCCACAAGGCAACAACTGCTCCTATCAAGCGCATGGTCGTCGAACTGACCAGCGGCACGGCCGACTGCTCAATCGCTGCCCACTCTCCTTTCGCGCAGGAAAACTTCATGCATGTTGCCGATATCGGCTATGAGCTCAGGGTCGGCATCATCCCTCGCAAAGGTATTGACCTGGAGAGCTATGAAGACCTGAAGGGCCTGAAGATCGGTGTTCCTGCCGGCATGAGCATCGGCGATCCATTCGACAGCGATGAAACCCTCGACAAGGTGCAGACCCCCGACTACGAAAAAAGCGCAAGAATGCTTGAGGTCGGCCGAATTGACGCCATCATGGGGGCCATTGAAAGCGTTCGCTACAGCGCCTTCATGAAAGCGAATATCGCTCACGAAATCTTCGGAAAGCCCCTCGTCACCACGCAATACCCCTTTGTGCTGATCTGCAGCAAGACGTTGCCCGAAGACGGTTACGTACTGGCATTGAAAGAGGCGACGCAACGACTGAAAGCGCGTGGTGACATTGATGCGGTCATCCGCGACTTCTTCTCATTCTCGGTCAGCGCCGCGCCAGACATGCTGCAGGACGCCCCGCCCGCCACAAAAGTGAGATAG
- a CDS encoding TetR/AcrR family transcriptional regulator produces MARPRSLPDETVLDRLLQTLSDCGPENLTFQRAAKGVGLSAATLVQRFGSRDAMVEGTLLYAWDGLDEATRLADQDHDLTPDGAISLLLDLMPADTDEDSTIDGLLLLREDMRNPALRSRGAAWGTKLATVLGRRLTQDPSQQDRLGRQMACLWQGTILWWGFDRSGSARDAARRALEDWCRSAGLMR; encoded by the coding sequence ATGGCAAGACCCAGATCCCTCCCCGACGAAACCGTGCTTGACCGGTTGTTGCAAACCCTGTCCGACTGCGGTCCCGAAAACCTGACGTTTCAACGGGCTGCCAAGGGTGTCGGCCTGTCGGCGGCAACGCTGGTGCAGCGTTTCGGCAGCCGGGATGCCATGGTTGAAGGGACGCTTCTTTATGCCTGGGACGGTCTCGATGAAGCCACACGGCTTGCGGACCAGGACCACGACCTGACACCGGACGGCGCCATATCGCTGCTGCTTGACCTGATGCCGGCCGACACGGACGAGGACAGCACCATCGATGGCCTGCTGCTGTTGCGGGAAGACATGCGCAACCCTGCCCTGCGCAGCAGGGGCGCCGCGTGGGGGACGAAGCTGGCAACGGTTCTGGGGCGCAGGCTGACGCAAGACCCTTCGCAGCAAGACAGGCTCGGCCGGCAGATGGCCTGTCTCTGGCAAGGCACAATACTCTGGTGGGGGTTCGACCGTTCCGGCTCTGCAAGGGACGCAGCCCGGCGCGCCCTGGAAGACTGGTGCCGGTCGGCTGGTTTGATGCGGTGA
- a CDS encoding dihydrofolate reductase family protein codes for MAKIRGYIAASLDGFIAGEADDMTWLQKYDDMDLGEHAFPAFLQSIQTVVMGRATYDFVANCGFPWPYGDKRAYVVTSRPIEKPAGPLEICQDVDTLIGQLRALEDGDVWVVGGGRLQMAFLEHGALDEIEIYLMPELIGGGVPLFPAIGLKASPRLASVQAMDRGCVRLHYVFASGETA; via the coding sequence ATGGCGAAAATCCGCGGTTACATAGCAGCAAGCCTGGATGGCTTCATTGCCGGCGAGGCGGATGACATGACCTGGCTGCAAAAATACGATGACATGGACCTTGGTGAGCATGCGTTCCCGGCTTTCCTGCAGAGCATTCAAACGGTTGTCATGGGACGTGCAACCTATGACTTTGTTGCCAATTGCGGGTTCCCCTGGCCCTATGGCGACAAGCGCGCCTATGTGGTCACCTCAAGGCCGATCGAGAAACCTGCCGGGCCGCTGGAGATCTGCCAGGACGTCGACACGCTCATCGGCCAGCTGCGAGCGCTGGAGGACGGAGATGTCTGGGTGGTTGGCGGCGGCCGGCTGCAGATGGCTTTCCTGGAACACGGCGCGCTTGACGAAATCGAGATCTATCTGATGCCGGAGCTGATCGGTGGCGGGGTGCCGTTGTTTCCCGCAATCGGCCTGAAAGCGTCTCCCAGACTTGCCAGCGTCCAGGCCATGGATCGTGGCTGTGTGCGTCTGCACTATGTTTTTGCGTCCGGAGAGACGGCCTGA
- a CDS encoding phosphatidylserine decarboxylase family protein, with protein sequence MHLRAASAFSLVSLIAASGALAADCPDPGRQPATEALIALVESDPALQEQLTRSIALGQIINSDPTTNPVASLEDYYDFVDALVTYPPQNIKTGVVDDGIRVSMDGSNYCNWNILDILSYSYFLVDRQLTTDPRGQIQFENDAFSAWMRDIAVEWGKYLETPPSAIHVPDFTSDPNFGDWYCPPEGGYATFQDFFVRELCATTFPTGSRPVEGYDDPATVVSIGDSTSAGWWPISRDGKLVTTYDGISQAGEMIKGQLYSNVFEFIEGKDGEKVIESFGSIDPTLFAGGTWTHQFLNVNNYHRLHVPVAGKIVYLKHLQAGVRMKSGWAEARQPGEVSHYDPQDTADWQFGQTRMVIGIETEDHGMVVISPMGMAQVSSIVKRNWVTEGAQADKGWEFANFAFGGSDFVVIFQEEADFVLTVDTLKEPAPGAGVNYASSLQGQKYGCFGGVTTCSATPETPPAPPADK encoded by the coding sequence ATGCATCTTCGCGCAGCTTCCGCATTTTCCCTCGTCAGTCTGATCGCAGCCTCCGGCGCCCTGGCCGCCGACTGCCCGGATCCGGGCCGCCAGCCGGCCACCGAAGCGCTGATCGCGCTTGTCGAGAGCGATCCTGCCTTGCAGGAACAGCTGACCCGGTCCATTGCACTCGGGCAGATCATCAATTCCGATCCGACCACCAATCCGGTGGCAAGCCTTGAAGACTATTACGATTTCGTCGATGCGCTGGTGACCTATCCGCCGCAGAACATCAAGACCGGGGTCGTAGACGATGGCATTCGGGTCAGTATGGACGGCAGCAATTACTGCAACTGGAACATCCTCGATATTCTGTCCTACAGCTATTTCCTGGTGGATCGGCAATTGACCACCGATCCGCGCGGCCAGATCCAGTTCGAGAACGATGCCTTTTCCGCCTGGATGCGCGACATTGCCGTTGAATGGGGCAAATATCTGGAAACCCCTCCATCTGCCATACATGTCCCGGACTTTACCAGCGATCCGAATTTCGGCGACTGGTATTGCCCGCCGGAAGGTGGCTACGCGACCTTCCAGGATTTCTTCGTGCGCGAACTCTGCGCCACAACCTTCCCGACCGGCTCCCGCCCGGTTGAGGGATATGACGACCCTGCAACGGTGGTCTCCATCGGCGACAGCACCTCCGCCGGCTGGTGGCCAATCAGCCGGGACGGCAAGCTGGTCACAACCTATGACGGCATCTCCCAGGCCGGTGAGATGATCAAGGGTCAGCTCTACAGCAACGTCTTTGAATTCATTGAAGGCAAGGACGGCGAGAAGGTCATTGAGAGCTTTGGCTCCATAGACCCGACGCTTTTTGCAGGCGGAACCTGGACCCACCAGTTCCTGAATGTGAACAACTACCACCGGCTTCATGTGCCGGTCGCCGGCAAAATCGTATATCTCAAGCATCTGCAGGCGGGTGTCCGGATGAAATCCGGTTGGGCCGAAGCCCGGCAACCGGGCGAAGTCAGCCATTATGACCCGCAGGACACCGCCGACTGGCAATTCGGCCAGACCCGGATGGTGATCGGCATCGAGACTGAAGATCACGGCATGGTCGTCATCTCACCCATGGGCATGGCGCAGGTGTCGTCGATCGTCAAACGCAACTGGGTCACGGAAGGCGCCCAGGCTGACAAGGGCTGGGAATTTGCCAATTTCGCCTTTGGTGGCTCGGACTTCGTGGTGATCTTCCAGGAAGAGGCCGACTTTGTCCTGACCGTCGACACGCTCAAGGAACCGGCTCCGGGTGCCGGCGTCAACTATGCCTCATCGCTGCAGGGCCAGAAATATGGCTGTTTTGGCGGCGTAACCACCTGCAGCGCCACGCCGGAGACCCCGCCGGCACCACCCGCGGACAAATAA